One window of Kineococcus endophyticus genomic DNA carries:
- a CDS encoding DeoR/GlpR family DNA-binding transcription regulator → MFTTERRERVLAQLRHDGRVEVPALARELDVSEDTVRRDLRALAAAGHLQKTHGGAVTLDPARMSWSTREHVSVEAKRAIGAAAAQLVRPDQTIVLDAGSTVLSLAHALLIARQVRPLTVVTNSLDVAVALDPDPDVTVHVTGGEWDRHSRFLIGPAAVAGVNRYRADWAFLGTCALDPEAGATSVDARDAAVKTAMADSAQQVAVLADRTKLNTTSTHRVLAPGAIDVLVTDVADVAQQWRAHPTSVVVVDPSGNQADDHRPVV, encoded by the coding sequence ATGTTCACCACGGAGCGCCGAGAGCGGGTGTTGGCCCAACTACGTCACGACGGGCGCGTAGAGGTTCCCGCGCTGGCGCGCGAGCTGGACGTCTCCGAGGACACGGTCCGCCGGGACCTGCGCGCCCTGGCCGCCGCTGGGCACCTGCAGAAGACCCACGGTGGAGCCGTCACCCTCGACCCGGCACGCATGTCCTGGAGCACACGCGAACACGTCTCCGTCGAAGCGAAACGAGCGATCGGAGCCGCCGCCGCCCAGCTAGTGCGGCCCGATCAGACGATCGTCCTCGACGCCGGATCCACCGTCTTGAGCCTGGCCCACGCCCTCCTGATCGCTCGCCAGGTCCGCCCGCTGACGGTGGTGACGAACTCCCTGGACGTGGCCGTGGCGCTGGATCCCGATCCGGACGTCACGGTGCACGTCACCGGAGGGGAGTGGGACCGCCACTCGCGTTTTCTCATCGGTCCCGCCGCCGTCGCCGGGGTGAACCGCTACCGCGCCGACTGGGCCTTCCTGGGCACCTGCGCCCTAGACCCCGAGGCGGGGGCCACGTCGGTGGATGCGCGTGATGCCGCCGTCAAGACCGCGATGGCCGACAGTGCCCAGCAGGTCGCTGTACTCGCTGACCGGACCAAGCTGAACACCACGTCCACCCACCGGGTGCTAGCCCCAGGAGCTATCGACGTACTCGTCACCGACGTCGCCGACGTCGCCCAGCAGTGGCGCGCTCACCCCACCTCCGTCGTCGTGGTCGACCCCTCCGGGAACCAAGCAGACGACCACCGCCCCGTGGTCTGA
- a CDS encoding MFS transporter, which yields MRPLLGLAVVGVVGFVVLGSVTSALGPVLPTLRARHDLDASGAAWLLTAFSLGATVGVLLAGIVQRRVPDRTSLAVGSGLVFAGCALLPAADDAVAAIGVLLLIGLGFGAVDLLLNLVLAGAGRHGSLLMAVSAAFGVGAVGMPLLVGWHPGRVDLPFWTCAGGALLLAALTRWLDLPAPRRRVPPGCRVLPGRAGPAGGRIAVVLLGAVLLGYVTLEGGVAGWETTHLHATGGSSPSEAAGAVALFWGGLTIGRLLAAPLVARLRPRRLLLLALGASTLSLLAAATLGVVPGAAVVAYALAGLSIAPVFPAVIAWHTMRYPGGEGVVVLFATALAGPVLTAPVTGALVDAHGTQAIPWILTALAAVTTALVVATRASRVLR from the coding sequence GTGCGCCCCCTACTGGGCCTGGCCGTGGTGGGAGTCGTCGGGTTCGTCGTCTTGGGGAGCGTCACCAGTGCCCTGGGGCCCGTGCTGCCGACGCTGAGGGCGCGCCACGACCTGGACGCCTCCGGTGCGGCCTGGCTGCTGACGGCGTTCTCCCTTGGCGCCACCGTCGGCGTGCTGCTGGCCGGGATCGTGCAGCGGCGAGTGCCGGACCGCACCTCACTGGCCGTCGGATCAGGTCTGGTGTTCGCCGGCTGCGCACTGCTGCCCGCGGCCGATGATGCGGTTGCGGCGATTGGGGTCCTGCTGCTGATCGGCCTCGGGTTCGGTGCTGTGGACCTGCTGCTCAACCTGGTCTTGGCCGGTGCGGGACGTCACGGGTCGCTGCTCATGGCCGTCAGCGCCGCGTTCGGCGTGGGTGCGGTGGGGATGCCGCTGCTCGTCGGGTGGCACCCAGGACGGGTGGACCTGCCCTTTTGGACGTGTGCCGGGGGCGCCCTGCTGCTGGCCGCCCTGACTCGGTGGCTGGACCTGCCGGCCCCGCGTCGCCGGGTCCCCCCGGGGTGTCGGGTCCTCCCGGGGCGGGCGGGCCCGGCGGGTGGTCGGATCGCGGTGGTGCTGTTGGGGGCGGTCCTGCTCGGCTACGTCACCCTCGAAGGCGGGGTGGCCGGCTGGGAGACCACCCACCTGCACGCCACCGGCGGCTCCTCGCCGTCCGAGGCCGCCGGCGCGGTGGCCCTGTTCTGGGGCGGGCTGACCATTGGCCGCCTCCTGGCCGCCCCGCTGGTCGCGCGCCTGCGCCCGCGCCGGCTGCTGCTGCTGGCCCTGGGGGCGAGCACACTCAGCCTCCTCGCGGCCGCGACCCTCGGCGTGGTTCCCGGCGCGGCCGTCGTCGCATACGCGTTGGCGGGGTTGTCGATCGCGCCGGTCTTCCCTGCGGTCATCGCCTGGCACACCATGCGCTACCCCGGGGGAGAGGGTGTGGTCGTCCTGTTCGCCACCGCCCTGGCCGGCCCCGTGCTCACCGCCCCGGTGACCGGCGCCCTGGTCGACGCCCACGGAACACAGGCGATCCCATGGATCTTGACCGCCCTCGCGGCGGTCACCACCGCGCTGGTCGTCGCCACCCGCGCCTCGCGGGTGCTGCGGTGA